From Acipenser ruthenus chromosome 23, fAciRut3.2 maternal haplotype, whole genome shotgun sequence, the proteins below share one genomic window:
- the LOC131699727 gene encoding uncharacterized protein C1orf94-like isoform X2, with product MLAEVNFVHPQRQVKRSCPLGPFPRSVWIHEDTPQDALDRICYEIWKRVQRISTASAPVTKNTGHSKEGLSTTHPQNQDSGINNKGLRINDSSFLQQEAIESYSSERGAERTRESVRCHQVNNDISLMVQQEYLSLVEEFTSHADSQGSQNPQERQAEWDCPPTGTSLTLAAEEVRRNIEKYLRSVIRGIECTQQQSRGSGAQGASAPDSAVHPPSRRRSQPATASPSPSVLNSEGSQLLSESPQEPSETGQAPDNTVGLEEAKLIRDLLQDRIFRSGSCSESGNSGGRDQRGSGSACSASPITTPTPSPAEAQDSKKTPQLLPVFARLHTPEKQRNGLPQCIAESDLKTVSKHILITKETLAEFRLRMSNTSLFGGACQGQDIHVPCKPSPASCLNPGSPAVARVPAQIRQASLAPQLLPWKKDPNMPSKASDRLGATSSSGFGQDCTRKQIAPPEKGLHYEFLDNVRRPDGQAAVSCRVVHTSGPPESIPACAVEESRMCCPDRRLCSLASEHRSTLKYTGKTFIPGSVAGIVPRTPLISCQPPPHNPPGFSPYQNCFQQQQQQQHRAQTHYQQALNSQAGYHARRQVNHFPYPQMTQSLIYPPCFGFLPMVQPYQQGPGSKPPGSNPSGMAGDGPQYLYQPAYRYSSPHSRNMYNHNNSSSSSSSSSQPYFTSNTNGRVFFHCV from the exons ATGTTAGCTGAGGTGAATTTTGTCCATCCTCAGCGTCAAGTGAAACGATCCTGTCCTCTCGGACCTTTCCCCAGGTCGGTGTGGATCCACGAAGATACTCCGCAGGACGCCTTGGACAGAATCTGTTACGAAATCTGGAAAAGAGTTCAAAGGATATCGACAGCATCAGCACCGGTCACAAAAAACACCGGCCACTCGAAGGAAGGCTTATCGACCACCCACCCTCAGAACCAAGACTCCGGTATAAATAACAAGGGTCTGCGTATTAATGATTCATCCTTTCTGCAACAAGAGGCAATTGAAAGTTACAGCAGCGAGAGGGGAGCGGAGCGGACAAGAGA GTCTGTGAGGTGTCATCAGGTGAACAACGACATTTCACTGATGGTCCAGCAGGAGTACCTGAGCCTGGTTGAGGAGTTCACCTCTCATGCTGACTCCCAAGGCAGCCAGAACCCACAGGAACGCCAAGCAGAATGGGACTGCCCCCCCACCGGGACCTCGCTGACCCTCGCTGCCGAGGAGGTGAGGAGAAACATCGAGAAGTACCTGAGGTCCGTCATCCGGGGGATCGAATGCACGCAGCAGCAGAGCAGGGGCTCCGGGGCTCAGGGGGCATCTGCTCCTGATTCTGCAGTCCACCCTCCCTCCCGGCGCCGGTCCCAGCCTGCCACCGCCTCCCCCTCTCCTTCTGTTTTAAACAGCGAGGGCTCCCAGCTCCTCTCCGAGTCCCCTCAGGAGCCGAGCgagactggccaggcacctgatAACACGGTGGGGCTGGAGGAAGCCAAACTGATCCGGGATTTACTGCAGGACAGGATCTTCCGCTCGGGCAGCTGCAGTGAGAGTGGTAACAGCGGCGGCCGTGATCAGAGGGGCAGTGGCAGTGCCTGTTCCGCCTCCCCCATCACCACTCCCACCCCCTCCCCGGCAGAGGCCCAGGACAGCAAGAAGACCCCCCAGCTGCTGCCAGTGTTTGCTAGACTCCACACCCCTGAGAAGCAAAGGAATGGGCTTCCCCAATGCATAG CTGAATCTGATTTGAAGACTGTCAGCAAACATATCCTGATCACCAAAGAGACCCTTGCAGAGTTTCGTCTGCGCATGTCGAACACCAGCCTGTTTGGAGGAGCCTGCCAGGGGCAAGACATACATGTGCCTTGCAAGCCAAGTCCCGCCAGCTGTTTGAACCCAGGCTCTCCAGCTGTAGCCAGGGTGCCAGCCCAGATTAGACAGGCCAGTCTGGCACCCCAGCTTCTCCCATGGAAGAAGGACCCCAACATGCCCAGCAAGGCCAGTGACAGGCTCGGAGCCACCAGCTCATCCGGCTTCGGGCAGGACTGCACAAGGAAGCAGATTGCTCCGCCAGAGAAAGGCTTGCACTACGAATTCCTGGATAATGTCAGGAGACCAGATGGCCAGGCTGCAGTCAGCTGCAGGGTGGTCCACACGAGCGGTCCGCCAGAATCTATCC CTGCCTGTGCTGTTGAAGAAAGCAGGATGTGCTGTCCGGACCGCAGGCTGTGTTCACTAGCCTCAGAGCATCGCAGCACCTTGAAGTACACCGGGAAGACTTTCATCCCAGGCAGCGTGGCTGGCATTGTGCCCAGGACACCGCTGATCAGCTGCCAGCCCCCTCCACACAACCCTCCCGGCTTCAGCCCTTACCAG AActgttttcagcagcagcagcagcagcagcatagaGCCCAGACACACTACCAGCAGGCTCTGAACTCCCAGGCTGGATATCATGCACGACGG CAGGTGAATCACTTCCCCTACCCCCAGATGACGCAGTCCCTCATCTACCCTCCGTGCTTCGGCTTCCTGCCCATGGTGCAGCCCTACCAGCAGGGCCCAGGCTCCAAGCCCCCCGGCAGCAATCCATCAGGCATGGCGGGAGACGGGCCTCAGTACCTGTACCAACCCGCATACAG ATACAGCTCCCCACACTCTAGAAACATGTACAACCAcaataacagcagcagcagcagcagcagcagcagtcagcCCTATTTCACAAGCAACACAAATGGTAGGGTTTTCTTTCACTGTGTTTAG
- the LOC131699727 gene encoding uncharacterized protein C1orf94-like isoform X1: MLAEVNFVHPQRQVKRSCPLGPFPRSVWIHEDTPQDALDRICYEIWKRVQRISTASAPVTKNTGHSKEGLSTTHPQNQDSGINNKGLRINDSSFLQQEAIESYSSERGAERTRDRSVRCHQVNNDISLMVQQEYLSLVEEFTSHADSQGSQNPQERQAEWDCPPTGTSLTLAAEEVRRNIEKYLRSVIRGIECTQQQSRGSGAQGASAPDSAVHPPSRRRSQPATASPSPSVLNSEGSQLLSESPQEPSETGQAPDNTVGLEEAKLIRDLLQDRIFRSGSCSESGNSGGRDQRGSGSACSASPITTPTPSPAEAQDSKKTPQLLPVFARLHTPEKQRNGLPQCIAESDLKTVSKHILITKETLAEFRLRMSNTSLFGGACQGQDIHVPCKPSPASCLNPGSPAVARVPAQIRQASLAPQLLPWKKDPNMPSKASDRLGATSSSGFGQDCTRKQIAPPEKGLHYEFLDNVRRPDGQAAVSCRVVHTSGPPESIPACAVEESRMCCPDRRLCSLASEHRSTLKYTGKTFIPGSVAGIVPRTPLISCQPPPHNPPGFSPYQNCFQQQQQQQHRAQTHYQQALNSQAGYHARRQVNHFPYPQMTQSLIYPPCFGFLPMVQPYQQGPGSKPPGSNPSGMAGDGPQYLYQPAYRYSSPHSRNMYNHNNSSSSSSSSSQPYFTSNTNGRVFFHCV; the protein is encoded by the exons ATGTTAGCTGAGGTGAATTTTGTCCATCCTCAGCGTCAAGTGAAACGATCCTGTCCTCTCGGACCTTTCCCCAGGTCGGTGTGGATCCACGAAGATACTCCGCAGGACGCCTTGGACAGAATCTGTTACGAAATCTGGAAAAGAGTTCAAAGGATATCGACAGCATCAGCACCGGTCACAAAAAACACCGGCCACTCGAAGGAAGGCTTATCGACCACCCACCCTCAGAACCAAGACTCCGGTATAAATAACAAGGGTCTGCGTATTAATGATTCATCCTTTCTGCAACAAGAGGCAATTGAAAGTTACAGCAGCGAGAGGGGAGCGGAGCGGACAAGAGA CAGGTCTGTGAGGTGTCATCAGGTGAACAACGACATTTCACTGATGGTCCAGCAGGAGTACCTGAGCCTGGTTGAGGAGTTCACCTCTCATGCTGACTCCCAAGGCAGCCAGAACCCACAGGAACGCCAAGCAGAATGGGACTGCCCCCCCACCGGGACCTCGCTGACCCTCGCTGCCGAGGAGGTGAGGAGAAACATCGAGAAGTACCTGAGGTCCGTCATCCGGGGGATCGAATGCACGCAGCAGCAGAGCAGGGGCTCCGGGGCTCAGGGGGCATCTGCTCCTGATTCTGCAGTCCACCCTCCCTCCCGGCGCCGGTCCCAGCCTGCCACCGCCTCCCCCTCTCCTTCTGTTTTAAACAGCGAGGGCTCCCAGCTCCTCTCCGAGTCCCCTCAGGAGCCGAGCgagactggccaggcacctgatAACACGGTGGGGCTGGAGGAAGCCAAACTGATCCGGGATTTACTGCAGGACAGGATCTTCCGCTCGGGCAGCTGCAGTGAGAGTGGTAACAGCGGCGGCCGTGATCAGAGGGGCAGTGGCAGTGCCTGTTCCGCCTCCCCCATCACCACTCCCACCCCCTCCCCGGCAGAGGCCCAGGACAGCAAGAAGACCCCCCAGCTGCTGCCAGTGTTTGCTAGACTCCACACCCCTGAGAAGCAAAGGAATGGGCTTCCCCAATGCATAG CTGAATCTGATTTGAAGACTGTCAGCAAACATATCCTGATCACCAAAGAGACCCTTGCAGAGTTTCGTCTGCGCATGTCGAACACCAGCCTGTTTGGAGGAGCCTGCCAGGGGCAAGACATACATGTGCCTTGCAAGCCAAGTCCCGCCAGCTGTTTGAACCCAGGCTCTCCAGCTGTAGCCAGGGTGCCAGCCCAGATTAGACAGGCCAGTCTGGCACCCCAGCTTCTCCCATGGAAGAAGGACCCCAACATGCCCAGCAAGGCCAGTGACAGGCTCGGAGCCACCAGCTCATCCGGCTTCGGGCAGGACTGCACAAGGAAGCAGATTGCTCCGCCAGAGAAAGGCTTGCACTACGAATTCCTGGATAATGTCAGGAGACCAGATGGCCAGGCTGCAGTCAGCTGCAGGGTGGTCCACACGAGCGGTCCGCCAGAATCTATCC CTGCCTGTGCTGTTGAAGAAAGCAGGATGTGCTGTCCGGACCGCAGGCTGTGTTCACTAGCCTCAGAGCATCGCAGCACCTTGAAGTACACCGGGAAGACTTTCATCCCAGGCAGCGTGGCTGGCATTGTGCCCAGGACACCGCTGATCAGCTGCCAGCCCCCTCCACACAACCCTCCCGGCTTCAGCCCTTACCAG AActgttttcagcagcagcagcagcagcagcatagaGCCCAGACACACTACCAGCAGGCTCTGAACTCCCAGGCTGGATATCATGCACGACGG CAGGTGAATCACTTCCCCTACCCCCAGATGACGCAGTCCCTCATCTACCCTCCGTGCTTCGGCTTCCTGCCCATGGTGCAGCCCTACCAGCAGGGCCCAGGCTCCAAGCCCCCCGGCAGCAATCCATCAGGCATGGCGGGAGACGGGCCTCAGTACCTGTACCAACCCGCATACAG ATACAGCTCCCCACACTCTAGAAACATGTACAACCAcaataacagcagcagcagcagcagcagcagcagtcagcCCTATTTCACAAGCAACACAAATGGTAGGGTTTTCTTTCACTGTGTTTAG